From the Thermosynechococcus sp. genome, the window ACGCACCCTGATCAAAGAAGACTTTGCCCGTGCCTTTGAACAGGTGGATGTCTTGGTTTGCCCCACCGCTCCCACCACTGCCTTTAAGGCAGGGGAGAAAACCACCGACCCCCTAAGTATGTACCTGTCAGACTTGATGACTATCCCTGTAAACCTCGCGGGCTTACCCGGCCTGAGCCTCCCCTGTGGCTTTGATAGGGAAGGACTGCCCATTGGTCTGCAATTGATTGGCAACGTCCTAAAGGAAGAGACCCTATTTCACGTTGCCTATGCCTATGAACAGGCCACCCCTTGGCATCAGCAGCAGCCGCAGCTCTAGGCGCGAATCCACCAGCAGATAGCGCTTCCCCGATGGAAGTGGCTTTGCTGTGGACCAACGTCATCAAAAACCCGGTGGCGCTTCCAAACAGTCGCCAGTGAGCTAGGCTAGAAGAAAGACATTTCCCTCAGCCGGGATATAAATTTTATCTGAGAACAACAAATTAGAATTTGTTAGCGGTTGTTGACGCGAGCGATCGCCAGCACTGAATTCTGGAAAACTTTATCCCTTTCCGGTGGGCGATTTCTGTTAGAAAGGCTACAATCAATAAGGTTTTAGTTAAAATTACTCAAAAGATTCCTGCACAGTCTCAACCGCTCGCTACTGCCTGCTCCCTGACCCCGTGGGTCACACAGGAACTTCTTCAAGATGATCCAGCGGTAGAGATTCTGAGGATGTGGAATCTAGAGCTTATTCCCCCGTCCAACCGCTTTCCTTAGCTGCATTCCATGATTGAAATGTGGCTGACGATCCTAGCGTCACCGAAGGCAACGGTTGCCGACAACACACCGACACCACATATTTAGGGAGATTTTACGAGGACAACGGCATGACCCAAGCAAATGTACTTGACGTTTACGACCCCACAACAGCCCCCCTTGAAGATGAGGTGGCTCTGCTCAGTGACTATGGGCTTGAGACCGTAGAGATTGAGGAAGAAGAGAGCGAAGACTTTGAGGAGGTCAGCGATGATCTCGACGACAAGCCTACAAAAGGTCGTGCCAGCCGACGACGGACCCAAGTCAAGAAGAAACATTACACCGAGGACTCGATTCGCCTCTATTTGCAAGAAATTGGCCGCATTCGTCTGTTGCGTGCCGATGAGGAAATTGAACTGGCTCGTAAAATTGCCGACCTCCTAGAAATGGAGCGGGTGCGCGATCGCCTATGCCAAGAACTGGGCTGTACGCCTGAAGAACTAGAGCGCAATCCTGAACCCTGGGCCAAAGAACTGGGGATGACGGTGCCGGCATTTCGCCATCGTCTTTTTGTCGGTCGCAAGGCCAAGGAAAAGATGGTGCAGTCCAACCTGCGACTGGTGGTGTCAATCGCCAAAAAATACATGAACCGGGGGCTATCCTTTCAGGACTTGATTCAAGAGGGCAGCCTAGGGCTCATCCGCGCTGCTGAGAAATTTGATCACGAAAAGGGCTATAAATTTTCCACCTACGC encodes:
- the rpoD gene encoding RNA polymerase sigma factor RpoD: MTQANVLDVYDPTTAPLEDEVALLSDYGLETVEIEEEESEDFEEVSDDLDDKPTKGRASRRRTQVKKKHYTEDSIRLYLQEIGRIRLLRADEEIELARKIADLLEMERVRDRLCQELGCTPEELERNPEPWAKELGMTVPAFRHRLFVGRKAKEKMVQSNLRLVVSIAKKYMNRGLSFQDLIQEGSLGLIRAAEKFDHEKGYKFSTYATWWIRQAITRAIADQSRTIRLPVHLYETISRIKKTTKLLSQEMGRKPTEEEIADRMEMTIEKLRFIAKSAQLPISLETPIGKEEDSRLGDFIESDGETPEDQVSKHLLREDLETVLCTLSPRERDVLKLRYGLDDGRMKTLEEIGQLFNVTRERIRQIEAKALRKLRHPNRNSVLKEYIR